The Leishmania braziliensis MHOM/BR/75/M2904 complete genome, chromosome 28 region GCGGACACTCAGGCGAACGCTGGCGTGCGCATGCCTTTTCATTCAAGTGAGTCCACTACTGCACTGGGCTCATTCCAGACCCTTTCTCATGCACCAttaccaccgccgccggcagcggaTGGCCTGCACGGGGTCGCGCTGAATGCCACTTGCCGTGCTCTCATCACTGATCTGGCTGATATGCGGGCCGAGTACCGACACtgccagcgccagctgcgcgACCCGCATGGTGACTCTGTGGCAGCGAGTCAAGAGATGCGCCGCCTAATGCATGAGATAGACGGCAAAGCCGACCAGATACGTGCTCTACGGCTGGAGCAGGGACGCCACAACGACGCGCTGCGAGTACGAGATGTGCTGCGGGAGGTTATGATAGAGAACCGCTACTGCGAGGCTGTATACAGCGACTTGATGGACCTGATACGTACCTAAAAGGACCGTCTGTGAGAGGGGATCATCTGGGGGAGTAGGGCATTCATCTGCCACTCCTCTCCTTATTTGTAGCTCTCACGCGTTGCTCACCCCGCAACGCACGCAGAGTCGCACACGTGCAGGCAGAAGCATAGAGCAGCAAGCGAGGCATTGCCCGCAGCACGgtagcagctgcggcggggGTCATCGTAtcatagagagagggagcgcaAGAGACAGTACTCATCATCAAACACTTCTTTGGCATCTACCTGCGCTAGGACAGCGGCACCCTGCACACAGGCACCTACGCCGTCGATGAGTACATTAACCATACCAGGCGTTTGCCCTGTTTCGCTATGCGTATCGTTTCTCCTTTCCGCTTTGTTCAAGGGTACAGCTGCATCGTCGCTGGCGGCACCACTACATAGAGAAAGGggtgtgcacacacacacacacacaccataTGCAAGAGACACGACGCTTTCCTtaggagagcgagcgagcgagcgagagagaatgaTGATCACGATCAACGCCATAACGCTCACGCTTTCTGTCCCgacggtgcgtgcgtgtgctccACATATTCTCCATGACCACTCCAGGGCTGTCCGTGTCTCCACTCAGGTGCCACcgtgtccctctctccgctcccCCGCACCCGTGCTCTTCCATTGCTCATGTTTCCACATCTACACAAGCGAATGCACTTACTCATCCTCCCACTTTACTCTCCTTCTTACTGTTGTTCCCGCTGGAACCGGCCTCCACTTGAGTACCACCTTATAccttgccttctctctcgtgtgtgtgtgtgtgtgtgtgtgagtgaaACGCGTTTCATGAACTCGTCATTCTCCATTGCATGCGACAGGGACTAGTCAGGATCACATCCGCCCCATACAGTCTACGTGTACGCGCACGAGCAGGACAGCAGAAAAGACACGTGTGAGCGTTTTGTtttctacccccccccccctcgcccctctCACACCATTCTGCCGATCAGAGGCTCTCGTGTGCGCGTACCGGTGCCTTCACGGTGTAAAATTGCTCTTGGGTGCTACAAGGAAGGCCCCAACCACCCCCACACGGAAGTGTTCTGACGCAGCCACAATGGACATGCTAATGAAGTTGTTGCCCTACATGGATAAACACCTTGCCCTGGGTCTGCTGAACCACTACGCGCAGAACGGCGAGGATGTGCAAGATTCTATGATAAAGCTGATCGAGACGACCGGACTGAATGCTGATGGCAGCATCAAGGCAGAGACGGAGGAGATGATGGCCAAAGCGACCGCAGCCGCCCAACCGGCGCTGAAGGAGTTCTTCGACCCATCTGAGGACGACCACTCCACGTACCAGTTTAAGCTTACTGAGACCGAGATAGGCGAGCGTCGTACGCAGGGTGAGCTGTCGCATGAGTTCCTTTCCGAGAAAAAGGGCATCACGGCGGCGGTCATGAATGCTGTGTACAGGCTTGCATACCTCTACTACGACACTGGTGCCTACGGCGACGCCTCagagctgctggcgctgtgccagTGTGTGAGTGGCTACGACAGCCTCCGCTCAGATACGATTTTGTGGGGTAAGCTGATGAGTGACATCGGGGCTGTCAACTGGCAGTCGGCAATGCGTATCGCGGAGGAGATTCGGCGCCTGCACAACGCCAGCGAGGAGGACCTCTTCGGTGCCCCGAACACCACCACGgtacgtgcgcgcgtgtggtTGCTGCACTGGGTGCTCTTCCCGTTCTTCAAGGGCGGTCTGCAGTACtcgttgcagctgctgtaCTTTATCTTCGATCACCGCCACGATCAGACGTACCGCAAGACCGTTGAGACGGTATGCCCGCACTACCTACGGTACATCTGCGCGGCTGTCCTCCTGCACCGGAGTCGTTACAGCAACTTTGTTAGTGCCGCAGAGCTGGTGGAGTCCATCTACGAGTACTCGGACGCCATTACCCAGCTGGTGAACCTCATTCAGAAGGCGTCCTTCGAGGACGCCATAGCGCTTCTGCCGGAGGTGCGGCGTGTGATCAGGGAGGACTACTTCCTTGCCGACTACGAGGAAGAGCTCATTGAGAACGCAAAGCGCATGATCTTCAGCAAGTACATGTCACTGCACTCCGTTGTCTCCATCTCCTacgtggcggagcagctggacATGTCcaaggcggatgccgaggtaTGGTTGGTCAACCTTATCAGCGAGTCCGTGAAGCACCGCGCGAAGATCGACTCAGTGAACGAGCAGCTGAACGTGGAGCCGCAGACGCGTTCGCTGGAGTCGCTCATCTACGACAAGCTGGACGCCGTTCTACGTTAAACCGGCGGCCccgtcttttttttctgtttattcgcttctccctcttcccgtTCTCTGCGGGGCGCCGGCGTGCACTTCCACGCTGTACATTTTCGCAGGGACACGCGCATACATCGTCCTGTGCGCACGACTAGGCACCAGAATCGGCTGTGGGCGGAgcaccctcctctccctcccccgagATGCCTGGCCAAGCGAGGTGTGCCCTCCCACCCATTCacacctcttccctttttcaTGCCCGCCGCCATGTCTTTCTTCTCtacctcccctctctttgcgtGTATTTgcgctggtggcgccgcgGATCGCTCGCGCACTTGTGACTAGGGAGGTGGATGATGGGGACgggaggaaaggggtggATGGATACGTGAGGGGTGAGCGCGTGAGAGAGGCAATGAGAATGCCCCTTTCACTAGTTGTCGCGTGAGTCGACACGCACGTGTGGCGCTTTaaggaaaaaaaatgtgTGCTTGGGTGTGCATCTTTGATGAGCATCTGAGTTGGTCTTGTTCGTTGTTGTCTTCTGCCCGTgggtgcatgtgtgggtCATTGTCGCGTGtactttttcttcccctcaCTAACCGTCAAACAATCAGCaagccacacacgcatcacGGCATTTCTGCGGTGATGAATTTGTAACTAAGAACGTAACAAGCGAGGAGCGCAAAGAAGCCAgaaaaggggtgggggagcgCGAAGGGCTCTCTTTTTGGTGTCGATGTTGTGGGCGTCTGCAGGTCTGCGCacgtttcttttcttttcttcttttttggTGCCGTTTTGCGCCTGATCATAATCGATGCATGGGCGCGCGTCTGGTCGCGACAAGAAGGCGGACTGGGCGGTGAGACAGGGAGGAAAGGACAGCTGCCCGCCCTTCCAGTCGTGCAcgttcgctctcttcctATCTGAGCCTGTCtggggaaggagagcgatCGGAGTtggtgaggaggagcagggTGGAATGTACAGCTGGATCAGCTGCTTGTCACCTTCTGTTCCGCCCTTTTTGCTGATGaatgtgtgtctgtgtgagtgCGCGTTGTTTTGTTTTATTTGTTTCTCTCCGTCTGTCTCTTTCCATTCTCGTTGTGATAATTAAAGGCAcgatgtgtgtgcgtatgtgtgcggGCGTGGGCGCATACCTGCGCAGTGCACTGACCTCTCTTTCGTCAAGTAGTGGGCACACATCTGATGCACATacgcaaacacacgcacacacacacacacacacacccatgcgCGGAGGAAAACGAAAGTCATCCCAGCACGAAAagagacaacaacaacaacaagagcgGCTCAACACGGGCACATGCATGGTTGAGATGCATGAGAGGTGGCCTAAAGTGTGAGTTGCTGTAGCGGCTACCATCGTTGATGCACTCAGCTCACTGGGAATGCCATGACagcagcggggagggggagggggagtgaaACAGATGCAAACCGCAGAAGTGGGCGAACATTGAGCGCTCTGGGACTGCGCTACCCCGCGTCTGTTTTTTTATTatatttttcttttcgtctgCTCCCAATCGCCTCCCCCGCCTTCGCACCTCAaacccccttttctttgttgtgTGTCTCATCTCCACATGGGTATACgggcgtgtgtatgtgttgtCGGCACTGCAAGGCGCGCAACTGCTGGCCCCTTTCCATCACGCTTGCGTCAACTTTTTCCTCGTGCTTTTCTCCATTTCTTCactttgctctcttcttccccctttcctttaccccctccctcctctccccctctctttctccgcgGCACCATCACGATGgccttcacacacacaaacacccacgcacacacacgcacacccacacataaCGATGCGAACTGTCTGaactccctctccttctttcaAGTCCTCTGTTTTGTGGATGTGGGGAAGCGTTACACCGAATGAATTGTGCGCATCCGCTCCCTCTGTTGCCCATCCCCACCCTCTTCTCGTTGGATTTCTTTGCGGTGGTTGTTTACCAAAGTGGGAGCACATACGCAGCCGCAGAGATACGCCCACACGTCCATCCGAAAAGTCCACCCCGAAGTCAATTATAGCCTATTTAGCCTTTGGGCAATTCTGTAAGCGAAATCACTCACTGTTGCTGTACTGTGCCCCTAGTTGTTTCTGTTGTGTGGTGCCGCGCCAGCCATCATTGCCGAGATTATTTTTTGTAGAGTGGACACCTTCACACAGATTGTCCCATCGAGCCACGTACCTCCACCCCAGCACGCCTCGTCATCGTGGCCCCCCTTTCCTGCAGAGACACAGCGAGGCAGAGAAACGAACACCCCCTCCTTATTCTTCTACTCGCGCTGGTCTCTCCCTTCTTGTGTGTCCGTGtgtgactctctctctctctttcgttgtATGCTTTCTAATTCTCGCTCGCCCTTGTGAGGTTTCGCATGCACGCCGATCCTCAGCGACACCCACCCACTTCCACACCGACGCAAACGTGTTTCACCTGTTCTttctgctccccccccctatacTATTCACTTCTCTTTGTTGCTCTTGtctctaccccctccccccttcttgtATTACCCGCACTCTCACCCCTCACCTCGCTCTGCAcgcagtcacacacacacacctacacccaCACGTTCGAAAAGCTTCCACCTTTCGCTTTGCCTCTCTTGCTTGGAGTGTCTACAATTCGCTCTTGTCTTTGTTGGTTGTATTTGCTCGTCTCCTTCTCACACTGTCTGCCCCAGTTGCACGGATCCGTCTTTAGTGCTGTTTCATCAGgatctccttctccctctctcgtcacTATCACTATTGTGTGCTcccactcttctctcctctaGTGCCCCACCGAGCCTAGAGGTGCGTCTGTAACTTGTGgatctcttccccctccttgtTCTTAGCAGACCTACTGAGACACGTGCAAGGCGCACTGCGAAAGTGAAGCGCTCAGCGCACGTACGTACACAAAGCTTCGTCactggagagggagggaagcagcGAACCGTAGTGTGTCTTCTCGAGTGAGATCAGCGCGAGCAGGCTGTTAGGCGAGAGAGCAGTCGATCCACCCACCTACCCAGGCAGCACAAGAGAAAcgaatacacacacacacgattTTTGCGCTTCTTTCCCTCGGCCTTTTAAACATTTTTTTGCTCGCTCGAGCGAATGAGCCGCGCGTCTTCGGTGCAGCGACGACCACATTCGTCGGCGCCGGGTGAGGTGAGTAGCGTCGGTGCACCCGTACGCTCAAATGCGCGTCATGAGCCAGCTCGCCGTAGGGCGTCGGCATACTCGTCCTGGGCGGCATATTTCCCGACGCAGGCGAGTCTGTTTCGCGACTCGTACGGCTTTTCTTTGGCGTGCACTGCAGTGTCGAGGGGGCGCCACTATCCGCCGTCGCACGGAGGGCTTCATGCCAACGCGAGCGGCGGAGACCGAGGCGTCGGCTCGCACCACCACGATGTAACACGTAGCCCCGGTGTCGGgcggccgcctccgcctccacgacGTGCAGTCACGGCAGGAGCACCCGCGGTACGATCTCCCGCGGGgaatggcagcggcgccgcggacgCGATTGCGTTTCAGTACTactcacagcagcgccagaggCGAGGGCATCTGCGTTCTGCATCTTCCCTCCACGAGTTTGAGACGACTGCCACGCCAGTGCACTGGCAGCCATTTACGccgagcggcggtggcctcTCCGCACCTGCAAGACCGGCTGGTGGGAGCGCCGGAGCTTCGTCTCCCCTGCTGGTCTCTCACTTTCCCAGCTGCCCCCCTCTGCACATTTGTGACGAGGACATCCAAGCTCGCCTGCATCATCACCcctcagcgccgctgtcACCTACCGAGCACAAGAGCGTGATTCGTAACACGTCGACCTCGCTGGCTCCTCTCACACCGTCAATGGAAGGGGGCAGCTGGCCTGTGcagctctctccttctcagTACCAGCAATACGAGGGGCTGGTGCGGCTACTGGCACAGCTCCCGgcagcacaggcgcacggcgtcctcctcgccgcgATCCACCAGTATGAGGCACAGCGCTTGCTCCAGTACTACGGTGGCCTGCATGCACTGCCTGAGGCTGAGGGAGCCCCGTGCACGGAACCccgaagcgcagcagcatcatCGCCGGCGTCGCCCTCCGGAAAGATGCCATCGGGAAGGCGGCTAGACGACGGCCGTTCCGCTCTCTTGGAGGCACTGCAAACTCGTCTCCATGACATGCAACGCGCCGACTTGGCTGCACAGGCGCTCTCGCCTTTCACTGTGGCAGCCagccaccggcagcggcgtagCGGCAGCGGAACTGGTGGACCGGCGAGTGAGCAGTTGCATGTCAACCACTTTATCACGGCCAGCCCGCCCACAGTTCCTCCCACcacagcggcgcggcgcccGCAGCTGGCACGTCACCATACATCGCAAGACAGCCCAAGAAGGCAGCGTTCTGCAGCAAGCGAGCAGTGCTCCGGCTCCGGCACTGCCTGCGCACcgcgccagctccgcagTCGCGTTCTGGCGAGTCGCGTTGCCAAGCCACGCACCCGCAGGGCCGAGCAGGAGGGGCGTAGGAATCGCAGTGGCGCTGTGCCTTGTGATGCGTCGGGCTCACCGCAGTGCCACTCTGCACCGGCGCCACAGCAAGACTTTATGCAGACGATTAAGCCCCCGCATCGCCATGGGTTGGCTGGAGCATTGCAGATGGCTTCCTGGGCCGCTGCGGAGGCATTACCTGCTGCTCATGACCACGATTCCCGTGAGCGCGGTGCTACATCACCAGCTGCACAGAGGGTAGCAGTTGCAGGGTTGGTGAAGACagcgggagaggaggaccCACACAGGCCCGTATTGACAGAGGAGCGCAGCGACGGTATGTTGTCACCACCTGCGCTCGCTTTCACGACGACGAGCATTACCGGCAAGGCGGAGCTCAACGCCAACATTGATTGGCCCCTCACTGCAGGCGacactctctctcctggGGCTGCCGCCGCAAGGCGCGTATACTGGGAGCAACAGCAGAGAGaaatgcagcagcagcagcagcgtcctTCGTCTCGCTCAAGAGtgagcggagagggggatgggggcgaggtggcggaggGGTCAGAGCTCTTGTCAGACATTGCGCGTCGTTCACATGTCACACATGACGAGAGCGACGCGGTCTGCCGTTATCCGGGAAGCACCCCAATAGACCGCTATGGGACCATCTCTGGCAAGCCCGGCGCGCTCTCGCCAGGCAGCATCTCCCTCGAAGACTCGGCGCAACGAAGCGAGGTGCTGCCTCTTGCCTGTGTGCCTGGTGCGGCCCCCTCACCCCTGCCGGGCATTCCAGCTGTCCCAGAGCCCCCGCCGCCACAGATCC contains the following coding sequences:
- a CDS encoding putative eukaryotic translation initiation factor, with the translated sequence MDMLMKLLPYMDKHLALGLLNHYAQNGEDVQDSMIKLIETTGLNADGSIKAETEEMMAKATAAAQPALKEFFDPSEDDHSTYQFKLTETEIGERRTQGELSHEFLSEKKGITAAVMNAVYRLAYLYYDTGAYGDASELLALCQCVSGYDSLRSDTILWGKLMSDIGAVNWQSAMRIAEEIRRLHNASEEDLFGAPNTTTVRARVWLLHWVLFPFFKGGLQYSLQLLYFIFDHRHDQTYRKTVETVCPHYLRYICAAVLLHRSRYSNFVSAAELVESIYEYSDAITQLVNLIQKASFEDAIALLPEVRRVIREDYFLADYEEELIENAKRMIFSKYMSLHSVVSISYVAEQLDMSKADAEVWLVNLISESVKHRAKIDSVNEQLNVEPQTRSLESLIYDKLDAVLR